In the genome of uncultured Pseudomonas sp., the window GCCTTGCCGGCGCGCAGGTGGTCGATGGCTTCATTGACCTTGCTCATCGGGAAGTGCTCAACCTGCGGCACAATCTGATGGCGCGCGCAGAACTCCAGCATGCTCGCCATGCTCGCTGGCGACCCTACCGGTGAGCCGGACAGGGTCTTCTGCTGCGGGATCAAACTGAATACGTGCATGGGAATGGCGCTCGGTACGATACCGACAAAATGCAGGCGGCCTTTGCCCTTCAGGGTGCCGAGCAGGGCGTTCCAATCCAGGTCAGCGCTGGCGGTTACCAGCAGAAAATCCAGGCTGCCGGCAATCGCCTTCATCGCGGCGCTGTCGGTCGAGGCCACGACGTTGTGCGCGCCCAGGCGTTTGGCTTCGTCCTGTTTGTTTAGCGATGAGGTGAACGCGGTGACGTCACATCCCCAGGCGTTGAGGAAGCGCAGCGCCAGGTGACCGAGGCCGCCGATGCCGACTACGCCGACGTGATCGGTTGGTTTAACGCCGAACTCCAGCAGTGGGCTGAATACCGTGGAACCGGCGCAAAATAGCGGCCCGGCCAGCGCTGGGTCGAGCCCGACCGGCAGTGGCACGGCCCAGGCCCAGTGGCTGCGCAGACGGTCGGCAAAGCCGCCGTTACTGCCGACGATGGTTGGTTTCACCGTACGGCAGAGGTTATGCGAGCCCTCCATGCACGAGCCGCAATGCATGCAGCTGCCCTTGTACCAACCGATGCCTACGCGCTGGCCGAGCTTGAGGCCGCGCGCTTGTTCACCTAGGCGCACGATGGTGCCGACCACTTCATGGCCGGGGATAAACGGATAGCGCGCATTGCCCCATTCGTTATCGATCATCGATTGGTCGGAGTGGCAGATGCCGCAAT includes:
- a CDS encoding NAD(P)-dependent alcohol dehydrogenase encodes the protein MSSSAPDVDTFTGWAAKAPGAPLEQFSYNPGPLGPEDVEVAVEYCGICHSDQSMIDNEWGNARYPFIPGHEVVGTIVRLGEQARGLKLGQRVGIGWYKGSCMHCGSCMEGSHNLCRTVKPTIVGSNGGFADRLRSHWAWAVPLPVGLDPALAGPLFCAGSTVFSPLLEFGVKPTDHVGVVGIGGLGHLALRFLNAWGCDVTAFTSSLNKQDEAKRLGAHNVVASTDSAAMKAIAGSLDFLLVTASADLDWNALLGTLKGKGRLHFVGIVPSAIPMHVFSLIPQQKTLSGSPVGSPASMASMLEFCARHQIVPQVEHFPMSKVNEAIDHLRAGKARYRVVLDASK